A DNA window from Helianthus annuus cultivar XRQ/B chromosome 15, HanXRQr2.0-SUNRISE, whole genome shotgun sequence contains the following coding sequences:
- the LOC110909594 gene encoding zinc finger protein 2 has product MAQVVFNFLPSTRIREQVDSQYPLIISNKKIRLFGFELDPDKNDAALNEQELGEHGESLHSSPTTTSSEKEKYSMEDSQEAKKFKCQYCFKMFVNSQALGGHQNAHKAERMKKKRLLLQARRATIEHYLKPYDQVINNHGVNISFHGHEFSEPDFTFGLYDNDLVTFKDVCNSGYKHGGRSKRMLSSSSSDDSKQSCKDLDLQLALSSYATK; this is encoded by the coding sequence ATGGCCCAAGTTGTGTTTAATTTCCTTCCATCAACACGCATTAGAGAGCAAGTTGATTCTCAATATCCCTTGATAATATCGAATAAAAAGATCAGATTATTCGGGTTTGAGCTTGATCCCGACAAAAATGATGCAGCGCTCAACGAACAAGAATTAGGCGAACACGGAGAAAGCCTGCATTCATCACCTACCACAACCTCGTCCGAGAAAGAGAAGTATTCGATGGAGGATTCCCAAGAGGCGAAGAAGTTCAAGTGCCAATATTGTTTCAAAATGTTTGTGAACTCGCAAGCATTAGGTGGTCACCAGAACGCGCATAAAGCCGAACGGATGAAGAAGAAAAGGTTGTTATTACAAGCTAGAAGAGCCACCATCGAGCATTACCTCAAACCCTATGACCAAGTTATTAATAATCACGGTGTTAACATAAGTTTTCATGGTCATGAATTTAGTGAACCAGATTTTACCTTTGGTTTGTACGATAATGATTTGGTAACCTTTAAGGATGTATGCAACTCTGGTTACAAACATGGAGGCAGGTCAAAAAGGAtgctttcttcatcatcatcagacGATTCAAAGCAATCTTGTAAAGATCTAGATCTTCAATTGGCACTAAGTTCATACGCCACCAAGTAA
- the LOC110909595 gene encoding zinc finger protein 5-like — protein sequence MTQVVYNFLPSTRNREQLDSQYPLIISNKKIRLFGFELDPAKNGAALNEQELGEHEESLHSSPTTTSSEKDKYSMEDSQEAKKFKCQYCFKMFANSQALGGHQNAHKTERMKKKRLLLQTRRATIEDYLKPYDQIINNHGVNISFHGHCASDHEFSEPDFTFALYNEDLVTFKDRCFSGYKHAGRSRRMLCSSSDDSKPSCKDLDLQLALSSYTTK from the coding sequence ATGACACAAGTTGTGTACAATTTCCTTCCGTCAACACGCAATAGAGAGCAACTTGATTCTCAATATCCGTTGATAATATCGAATAAAAAGATCAGATTATTCGGGTTTGAGCTTGATCCCGCCAAAAATGGCGCAGCACTCAACGAACAAGAATTAGGCGAACACGAAGAAAGCCTACATTCATCACCTACCACAACCTCGTCCGAGAAAGATAAGTATTCGATGGAGGATTCCCAAGAGGCGAAGAAGTTCAAGTGCCAATATTGTTTCAAAATGTTTGCTAACTCGCAAGCATTAGGTGGTCACCAAAACGCGCATAAAACCGAACGGATGAAGAAGAAAAGGTTGTTATTACAAACTAGAAGAGCCACCATCGAGGATTACCTCAAACCCTATGACCAGATTATTAATAATCATGGTGTTAACATAAGTTTTCATGGTCACTGTGCTAGTGATCATGAATTTAGTGAACCAGATTTTACCTTTGCTTTGTACAATGAAGATTTGGTAACCTTTAAGGATAGATGCTTTTCTGGTTACAAGCATGCAGGCAGGTCAAGAAGGATGCTTTGTTCATCATCAGACGATTCAAAGCCATCTTGTAAAGATCTGGATCTTCAATTGGCACTAAGTTCATACACCACCAAGTAA